A region of Caretta caretta isolate rCarCar2 chromosome 26, rCarCar1.hap1, whole genome shotgun sequence DNA encodes the following proteins:
- the PBDC1 gene encoding protein PBDC1 has translation MAAAGARLGARGAGEAVAAAHALSPPAEAYGNDPNIEMIWAMKAYQHAEVYFNLISSVDPKFLKLTKVDDQIYAGFRKSFGDLKIDVLDPEELKSEPAKAKWRPFCMQFDGVVEDFNYGTLLRLDCTKDYTEENTIFVTRIQFFAIETARNREGYNNVVYSHATEIKSVAVERGLSA, from the exons ATGGCCGCTGCAGGGGCCCGCCTGGGAGCCCGG GGAGCcggtgaagctgtggcagcagcCCATGCATTGTCCCCGCCAGCTGAAGCCTATGGCAATGAT ccCAACATTGAAATGATCTGGGCCATGAAAGCGTATCAGCACGCTGAAGTCTATTTTAAT CTTATTTCCTCTGTTGACCCTAAGTTCCTGAAACTTACAAAAGTTGATGACCAGATCTATGCTGGGTTTAGGAAAAGCTTTGGTGACCTCAAGATCGATGTGCTTGACCCAGAGGAGCTCAAATCGGAACCAGCCAAAGCG AAATGGCGCCCCTTCTGTATGCAGTTTGATGGGGTAGTTGAAGACTTCAACTATGGCACCCTGCTCCGTCTGGACTGTACTAAGGACTACACGGAAGAGAACACAATATTTG TCACCAGGATCCAGTTCTTTGCTATTGAAACAGCCCGTAACAGAGAGGGCTATAACAATGTCGTTTACAGCCATGCCACAGAAATAAAGTCTGTTGCTGTAGAGAGAGGACTATCTGCATGA
- the NPM2 gene encoding nucleoplasmin-2 isoform X3 has product MALNSSANSNSKSEKPVSLIWGCELNHETQTYTFKIPDEWKYEQQLALRTICLGEKAKDEFNVVEIVPAEDSQDTTPVPLATLKPSVLPMATMVGVELTPPVTFRLRAGSGPVYITGQHVTLVPDLSWDEEEEEEEEVAEEEESREDSPPKAIKHPASNKQGSIAKKKKMEKEEENVPSDDDVLPSKGRGAGRGRKPAVKK; this is encoded by the exons ATGGCTCTTAACAGTAGTGCCAACAGCAACAGTAAATCTGAGAAGCCAGTGTCTCTAATCTGGG GATGTGAACTAAACCATGAGACGCAAACCTATACGTTCAAGATCCCAGACGAATGGAAGTATGAGCAGCAGCTGGCCCTGCGGACC ATCTGCCTAGGAGAAAAAGCTAAAGATGAGTTCAATGTTGTGGAGATTGTACCAGCCGAGGACAGCCAGGACACCACGCCTGTGCCCCTAgcaactctgaaaccttcagTACTGCCAATG GCCACCATGGTGGGGGTTGAGCTGACTCCTCCTGTCACCTTCAGGCTGAGAGCTGGCTCTGGCCCAGTCTACATCACCGGACAACATGTTACAT TGGTTCCAGATCTCTCctgggatgaggaggaggaggaagaggaggaagtggcAGAGGAAGAAGAATCTCGGGAGGATTCTCCCCCCAAAGCCATCAAGCATCCAGCTTCCAACAAGCAGGGTAGCATTGCCAAG aagaagaagatggagaaagaggaagagaa TGTTCCTTCTGATGATGATGTCCTTCCCAGCAAG GGAAGAGGAGCTGGCAGAGGGAGAAAGCCGGCAGTGAAGAAATAG
- the NPM2 gene encoding nucleoplasmin-2 isoform X4, with product MALNSSANSNSKSEKPVSLIWGCELNHETQTYTFKIPDEWKYEQQLALRTICLGEKAKDEFNVVEIVPAEDSQDTTPVPLATLKPSVLPMATMVGVELTPPVTFRLRAGSGPVYITGQHVTLVPDLSWDEEEEEEEEVAEEEESREDSPPKAIKHPASNKQGSIAKKKMEKEEENVPSDDDVLPSKGRGAGRGRKPAVKK from the exons ATGGCTCTTAACAGTAGTGCCAACAGCAACAGTAAATCTGAGAAGCCAGTGTCTCTAATCTGGG GATGTGAACTAAACCATGAGACGCAAACCTATACGTTCAAGATCCCAGACGAATGGAAGTATGAGCAGCAGCTGGCCCTGCGGACC ATCTGCCTAGGAGAAAAAGCTAAAGATGAGTTCAATGTTGTGGAGATTGTACCAGCCGAGGACAGCCAGGACACCACGCCTGTGCCCCTAgcaactctgaaaccttcagTACTGCCAATG GCCACCATGGTGGGGGTTGAGCTGACTCCTCCTGTCACCTTCAGGCTGAGAGCTGGCTCTGGCCCAGTCTACATCACCGGACAACATGTTACAT TGGTTCCAGATCTCTCctgggatgaggaggaggaggaagaggaggaagtggcAGAGGAAGAAGAATCTCGGGAGGATTCTCCCCCCAAAGCCATCAAGCATCCAGCTTCCAACAAGCAGGGTAGCATTGCCAAG aagaagatggagaaagaggaagagaa TGTTCCTTCTGATGATGATGTCCTTCCCAGCAAG GGAAGAGGAGCTGGCAGAGGGAGAAAGCCGGCAGTGAAGAAATAG
- the NPM2 gene encoding nucleoplasmin-2 isoform X2: MALNSSANSNSKSEKPVSLIWGCELNHETQTYTFKIPDEWKYEQQLALRTICLGEKAKDEFNVVEIVPAEDSQDTTPVPLATLKPSVLPMATMVGVELTPPVTFRLRAGSGPVYITGQHVTLVPDLSWDEEEEEEEEVAEEEESREDSPPKAIKHPASNKQGSIAKKKMEKEEENSVPSDDDVLPSKGRGAGRGRKPAVKK; encoded by the exons ATGGCTCTTAACAGTAGTGCCAACAGCAACAGTAAATCTGAGAAGCCAGTGTCTCTAATCTGGG GATGTGAACTAAACCATGAGACGCAAACCTATACGTTCAAGATCCCAGACGAATGGAAGTATGAGCAGCAGCTGGCCCTGCGGACC ATCTGCCTAGGAGAAAAAGCTAAAGATGAGTTCAATGTTGTGGAGATTGTACCAGCCGAGGACAGCCAGGACACCACGCCTGTGCCCCTAgcaactctgaaaccttcagTACTGCCAATG GCCACCATGGTGGGGGTTGAGCTGACTCCTCCTGTCACCTTCAGGCTGAGAGCTGGCTCTGGCCCAGTCTACATCACCGGACAACATGTTACAT TGGTTCCAGATCTCTCctgggatgaggaggaggaggaagaggaggaagtggcAGAGGAAGAAGAATCTCGGGAGGATTCTCCCCCCAAAGCCATCAAGCATCCAGCTTCCAACAAGCAGGGTAGCATTGCCAAG aagaagatggagaaagaggaagagaa CAGTGTTCCTTCTGATGATGATGTCCTTCCCAGCAAG GGAAGAGGAGCTGGCAGAGGGAGAAAGCCGGCAGTGAAGAAATAG
- the NPM2 gene encoding nucleoplasmin-2 isoform X1 — protein MALNSSANSNSKSEKPVSLIWGCELNHETQTYTFKIPDEWKYEQQLALRTICLGEKAKDEFNVVEIVPAEDSQDTTPVPLATLKPSVLPMATMVGVELTPPVTFRLRAGSGPVYITGQHVTLVPDLSWDEEEEEEEEVAEEEESREDSPPKAIKHPASNKQGSIAKKKKMEKEEENSVPSDDDVLPSKGRGAGRGRKPAVKK, from the exons ATGGCTCTTAACAGTAGTGCCAACAGCAACAGTAAATCTGAGAAGCCAGTGTCTCTAATCTGGG GATGTGAACTAAACCATGAGACGCAAACCTATACGTTCAAGATCCCAGACGAATGGAAGTATGAGCAGCAGCTGGCCCTGCGGACC ATCTGCCTAGGAGAAAAAGCTAAAGATGAGTTCAATGTTGTGGAGATTGTACCAGCCGAGGACAGCCAGGACACCACGCCTGTGCCCCTAgcaactctgaaaccttcagTACTGCCAATG GCCACCATGGTGGGGGTTGAGCTGACTCCTCCTGTCACCTTCAGGCTGAGAGCTGGCTCTGGCCCAGTCTACATCACCGGACAACATGTTACAT TGGTTCCAGATCTCTCctgggatgaggaggaggaggaagaggaggaagtggcAGAGGAAGAAGAATCTCGGGAGGATTCTCCCCCCAAAGCCATCAAGCATCCAGCTTCCAACAAGCAGGGTAGCATTGCCAAG aagaagaagatggagaaagaggaagagaa CAGTGTTCCTTCTGATGATGATGTCCTTCCCAGCAAG GGAAGAGGAGCTGGCAGAGGGAGAAAGCCGGCAGTGAAGAAATAG